In Janthinobacterium agaricidamnosum NBRC 102515 = DSM 9628, the DNA window GGTGATCGCCGGCGGACTGGGCGGCGCGCTGGTGTGGGGCGGCGTCTGGGCCGTCGCCAACCGGCTGTTCGGCAGCCTGGCGCGCTTCGGCCGCCACCTGTTCATCCTCGGTTGCGGACTGGTGGCGATGGAAGTGTGGATCGGTCTCAGCAGCGCCATCGCTTATGCCTATTCGCAAGAATGGCTGACGCGCTTCGGCAGCCATGTGGTGGTCGCCATCATCTGCTGCATGATTTTCTTCCACCTGTGCACCATCAAGGCCCGGCATGCGCGCCGTTTCGCGGCCGCCAGCGCGATCTTGCTGATACTGATTTCCGGCTTGAACTTGATGAGCGGCTTGCAGCGCAGCGGCCGCCTCGGCAACGAACTGTATATGTCGGTCTTGCTGCCGCCCGCCTTCAGGCTCAGCGCCAACCATGGACCGGACGAATTCTTCGCCAACGCGGCCAGGCTGAAAGCCAGGGTCGACGCCGACCGCAACAAGCATGTCGGCGACGATATCTCCGGCGAAGATGACGATGGCGGCGAGGATGAGTGACAAAAAAAGCCCGCTTGAAGCGGGCTTA includes these proteins:
- a CDS encoding FHA domain-containing protein translates to MKAPYFIETLARNGDVLNRQQVASLPIRLGRAYDNDVILDDLHTAPQHALIEDDGAGGLVLRDLGSLNGSIHHGKREASIALSGHTVVRLGHTSLRVRGADHAVPAELTDTAIHSWEGRTPALLGLAMVALAALVSNWIGDVDSFDPINYLLVIAGGLGGALVWGGVWAVANRLFGSLARFGRHLFILGCGLVAMEVWIGLSSAIAYAYSQEWLTRFGSHVVVAIICCMIFFHLCTIKARHARRFAAASAILLILISGLNLMSGLQRSGRLGNELYMSVLLPPAFRLSANHGPDEFFANAARLKARVDADRNKHVGDDISGEDDDGGEDE